A single window of Deltaproteobacteria bacterium HGW-Deltaproteobacteria-18 DNA harbors:
- the hybD gene encoding HyaD/HybD family hydrogenase maturation endopeptidase has product MTEKRILVLGVGNILFTDEGIGVRCIEQMQEKYKFSDNVTLMDGGTLGTRLMGPIIESDYLIVCDAVLCDDKPGSVYRLMGEDLRKSLAFRDSMHQTDLVDTLGMCEIVGNRPEAVVIGMEPFDYDSMALELSPTAVSSMPVMIDSVIQEIESAGGTCTPN; this is encoded by the coding sequence ATGACAGAAAAACGCATTCTCGTTCTTGGCGTGGGCAATATTCTTTTCACTGATGAAGGTATCGGTGTGCGCTGCATTGAGCAGATGCAGGAAAAATACAAATTTTCGGACAACGTCACCCTCATGGATGGCGGAACCCTCGGCACCAGGCTGATGGGCCCGATCATCGAATCGGACTATCTGATCGTCTGCGACGCGGTACTCTGTGACGACAAGCCCGGCTCCGTATACCGGCTCATGGGCGAAGATCTGCGCAAAAGCCTGGCCTTTCGCGATTCCATGCACCAGACCGACCTTGTCGACACCCTTGGCATGTGCGAAATTGTCGGGAACCGTCCCGAAGCCGTGGTCATCGGCATGGAGCCCTTCGACTACGACTCTATGGCCCTGGAACTTTCGCCCACGGCTGTCTCGTCCATGCCCGTCATGATCGATTCCGTGATCCAGGAAATCGAATCCGCCGGCGGAACCTGCACCCCGAACTAA
- a CDS encoding hydrogenase 2 large subunit (involved in hydrogen uptake) — MSGCKPNQAPGVIATPMDTTFKGPIIVDPVTRIEGHLKIEVEVDQGKVTNVWSSSQLFRGLELILKGRDPRDAQHFTQRSCGVCTYTHALASTRCVDNAVGVDANLPDNARLIRNLVLAAQFLHDHIVHFYHLHALDWVDVTGALTADPKKAASIANSISTRVTKAEDLKAVQDKVKGLVDSGQLGIFTNAYFLGGHKAYYLPAEVNLIATAHYLEALHLQVKAARAMAVFGAKNPHTQFTVVGGVTCYESLTDERIAEFVGLFQETKQFIDECYIPDLLAVASYYKDWAGIGGTTNFLSFGEFPSVENDMNSRWIPQGVIMNRNIAGVGNFDPKLIEEHVRHSWYQGDKAHHPYSGVTEPQYTSYEDRDRYSWMKAPRYNGESVETGPLATVLIAYGKGHPEVKKLVDYVLGYLGVGAPALFSTLGRTAARGIETKVIADKLMDWVNELAENVKSGNNKIYQDWTMPDEAEGVGYVNAPRGALSHWIKIKGGKIENFQLVVPSTWNFGPRCSGGKMSAVEEALIGTPIADAERPVEILRTVHSFDPCIACGVHVIDSRTNQVRKFKIL; from the coding sequence ATGTCCGGTTGCAAACCCAACCAAGCTCCGGGTGTTATAGCCACCCCAATGGATACAACCTTCAAGGGACCCATCATCGTGGACCCGGTGACCCGCATCGAAGGTCACCTCAAGATCGAAGTCGAAGTGGACCAGGGCAAGGTCACCAATGTCTGGTCAAGCTCCCAGCTTTTCCGCGGACTGGAACTGATCCTGAAGGGCCGCGATCCCCGCGACGCGCAGCATTTCACCCAGCGCTCCTGCGGTGTCTGCACCTACACCCACGCCCTGGCTTCCACCCGTTGCGTGGACAATGCCGTCGGCGTGGATGCGAACCTGCCCGACAACGCACGCCTCATCCGCAACCTGGTGCTGGCAGCCCAGTTCCTGCATGACCACATCGTGCATTTCTATCATCTGCACGCCCTGGACTGGGTGGATGTCACCGGCGCGCTGACCGCCGACCCCAAAAAGGCCGCATCCATCGCCAACTCCATCTCGACCCGCGTGACCAAGGCCGAAGACTTGAAAGCCGTGCAGGACAAGGTCAAGGGCCTGGTCGATTCCGGCCAGCTCGGCATTTTCACCAACGCCTACTTCCTGGGCGGACACAAGGCCTACTATCTCCCAGCGGAAGTCAACCTCATCGCCACCGCGCACTACCTTGAAGCCCTGCACCTGCAGGTCAAGGCCGCCCGCGCCATGGCCGTTTTCGGAGCCAAGAACCCGCACACCCAGTTCACCGTGGTCGGCGGCGTGACCTGTTACGAAAGTCTGACCGACGAACGCATCGCCGAATTCGTGGGCCTGTTCCAGGAGACCAAGCAGTTCATCGACGAATGCTACATCCCGGACCTGCTGGCCGTGGCATCCTACTACAAGGATTGGGCCGGCATCGGCGGCACCACCAACTTCCTGAGCTTCGGCGAATTCCCCTCCGTCGAGAACGACATGAACAGCCGCTGGATTCCCCAGGGCGTGATCATGAACCGCAACATCGCCGGAGTCGGCAATTTCGATCCCAAGCTGATCGAGGAACACGTCCGTCACAGCTGGTACCAGGGCGACAAGGCCCATCACCCCTACTCGGGCGTGACCGAACCGCAGTACACCAGCTACGAGGACCGCGACCGCTACTCCTGGATGAAGGCGCCCCGCTACAACGGCGAATCCGTTGAAACCGGACCTCTGGCCACGGTTCTGATCGCCTACGGCAAGGGACACCCGGAAGTTAAGAAGCTCGTTGACTACGTACTGGGCTATCTTGGCGTCGGCGCCCCGGCACTCTTCTCCACCCTTGGGCGTACGGCCGCCCGCGGCATCGAGACCAAGGTCATCGCCGACAAACTCATGGACTGGGTCAACGAACTGGCCGAGAACGTGAAGAGCGGCAACAACAAGATCTACCAGGACTGGACCATGCCCGACGAAGCCGAAGGCGTGGGCTACGTCAACGCTCCCCGCGGCGCGCTCAGTCACTGGATCAAGATCAAGGGCGGCAAGATCGAGAACTTCCAGCTCGTCGTACCCTCAACCTGGAACTTCGGACCGCGCTGCTCCGGCGGCAAGATGTCCGCAGTCGAAGAGGCGCTCATCGGCACGCCCATCGCCGATGCCGAACGTCCGGTGGAAATCCTTCGCACCGTGCACTCCTTTGACCCCTGCATCGCCTGCGGCGTGCATGTCATCGACTCCAGGACCAACCAGGTCCGCAAGTTCAAGATTCTGTAA
- the hypC gene encoding HypC/HybG/HupF family hydrogenase formation chaperone → MCLAIPAKIESIENGVAQCRVGEGETFVTASLMLLDGEPSLGDYVIIHAGFAIRKLDLLEAQQSLAILRELADAYDEVQRKYEQEELDRAKA, encoded by the coding sequence ATGTGTCTGGCCATACCTGCCAAAATTGAATCCATTGAAAACGGCGTCGCACAGTGCCGGGTCGGCGAAGGCGAAACCTTTGTCACCGCATCTCTCATGCTCCTTGACGGAGAGCCGTCCCTTGGCGATTACGTCATCATCCACGCTGGCTTCGCCATCCGCAAGCTCGACCTGCTGGAAGCCCAGCAATCCCTGGCCATCCTGCGCGAACTGGCCGACGCCTACGACGAGGTGCAGCGCAAATATGAGCAGGAGGAGCTTGATCGTGCCAAGGCCTGA
- a CDS encoding MBL fold metallo-hydrolase — protein MKLTVLVDNNTLIDRYYQGEPGLSLLIEADGRKILFDCGYSDLFLKNAQKMGLSLDDLDFVLLSHGHMDHTWGLEALTRRLCELRIEGRPCKRPVLIAHPEAFTSIGLDQCPEIGPLLEPLKLARHFEMRLGKAPQEIIGRLLFLGEIPRRIGFEQTEGIGFKQGEETPDRILDDSALVYKGSEGLVIITGCSHAGICNIVDRAMDLTGESRIADIIGGLHLLSPSRERLEGTVEYLRRIGPENLSPCHCTDLNSKIALAAVRPLREVGVGLEVTYV, from the coding sequence ATGAAACTCACCGTTCTGGTTGACAACAACACCCTGATCGACCGTTATTATCAGGGCGAGCCGGGCCTTTCCCTGCTGATCGAGGCGGATGGCCGCAAAATTCTTTTCGATTGCGGCTATTCGGACCTGTTCCTGAAAAACGCCCAGAAAATGGGCCTCTCCCTGGATGATCTGGATTTCGTGCTGCTTTCGCACGGACACATGGACCATACCTGGGGGCTTGAGGCCCTGACCCGACGCCTCTGCGAGCTGCGGATTGAGGGCCGGCCGTGCAAACGTCCGGTGCTGATCGCCCATCCCGAAGCCTTCACCAGCATCGGCCTGGACCAGTGCCCGGAGATCGGGCCGCTTCTGGAGCCCTTGAAGCTGGCCAGACATTTTGAAATGCGACTCGGCAAGGCCCCGCAGGAGATAATCGGACGCCTTCTTTTTCTGGGAGAGATACCGCGCCGGATCGGATTCGAGCAGACCGAAGGCATCGGTTTCAAGCAGGGCGAAGAGACGCCGGACCGCATTCTGGATGATTCGGCCCTAGTCTACAAGGGAAGCGAGGGGCTGGTCATCATCACGGGCTGCTCCCACGCGGGCATCTGCAACATCGTGGACCGGGCCATGGATCTGACCGGAGAATCCCGCATCGCGGACATTATCGGAGGGCTGCACCTGCTCTCCCCGTCACGGGAGCGTCTGGAAGGAACGGTGGAATACCTGCGCAGGATCGGACCCGAAAATTTGAGCCCGTGCCATTGCACGGATCTGAACTCGAAGATCGCGCTGGCGGCGGTGAGGCCGTTGCGAGAAGTCGGCGTGGGGCTTGAAGTCACCTATGTCTGA
- the thiE gene encoding thiamine phosphate synthase, producing the protein MNGRDRVTRLMREGGLYGLTAEKFSLGRTNADVVRAMLDAGIRIIQYREKAKKMGLKFEECLQLRAMTREAGAAFIVNDDIDLALLVGADGVHVGQEDLPVEAVRSLVGEDMAIGLSTHSPEQARAAVAQGADYIGVGPIFETQTKEDVCAPVGFEYLDFVVRGVDLPFVAIGGIKEHNLGDVAAHGARCMALVTEITAAEDIRSKIAALMRVLHG; encoded by the coding sequence ATGAACGGACGCGATCGTGTCACCCGACTGATGCGTGAAGGCGGCCTGTACGGGCTGACCGCAGAAAAATTCTCCCTCGGCCGCACCAATGCGGACGTGGTCCGGGCCATGCTGGACGCCGGGATACGCATCATACAATACCGCGAGAAGGCGAAAAAAATGGGCCTCAAATTCGAGGAGTGCCTCCAGTTGCGAGCCATGACCCGCGAGGCGGGCGCGGCCTTCATCGTCAATGACGACATCGACCTGGCTCTGCTGGTGGGGGCCGACGGGGTGCACGTGGGGCAGGAAGACCTGCCGGTCGAGGCGGTGCGCAGCCTCGTCGGTGAAGACATGGCCATCGGCCTCTCGACCCATTCCCCGGAGCAGGCCCGTGCGGCAGTGGCCCAGGGCGCGGATTACATCGGAGTCGGGCCGATATTCGAGACGCAAACCAAGGAGGATGTCTGCGCGCCCGTGGGCTTTGAATATCTGGATTTTGTCGTGAGGGGTGTCGATCTGCCTTTTGTCGCCATCGGCGGAATCAAGGAGCACAACCTCGGGGACGTGGCCGCCCACGGAGCCCGCTGCATGGCCCTGGTCACCGAAATCACTGCCGCCGAGGACATCCGGAGCAAGATCGCCGCGCTCATGCGCGTTCTTCACGGATAG
- a CDS encoding GNAT family N-acetyltransferase, translating into MFKRVSLPEDLLRVMMIRAIVFMEEQGIAYADEMDKHDASALHILGEIDDEPVACGRIRYQGDRAFLQRLAVRRAWRGRGMGAKLLQFMLEQCRKDGFTSFELHAQTRAMGFYRRHGFTACGEEFEEAGIPHMHMSLHDPTPK; encoded by the coding sequence ATGTTCAAACGCGTGAGTCTGCCCGAAGACCTGCTTCGGGTGATGATGATCCGTGCCATCGTGTTCATGGAGGAGCAGGGCATCGCGTATGCCGACGAAATGGACAAGCATGACGCTTCGGCCCTGCACATTCTCGGCGAAATCGACGACGAGCCCGTGGCTTGCGGCCGCATCCGCTACCAGGGCGACCGGGCCTTCCTGCAGCGTCTGGCCGTACGCCGCGCCTGGCGCGGCCGGGGAATGGGCGCAAAACTCCTGCAATTCATGCTGGAGCAGTGCCGCAAGGACGGCTTTACCAGCTTCGAGCTTCACGCCCAGACCAGGGCCATGGGCTTCTACCGCAGGCACGGCTTCACCGCCTGCGGGGAGGAGTTCGAAGAGGCGGGCATCCCTCACATGCACATGTCTCTGCATGACCCGACTCCGAAATGA
- a CDS encoding acetoin utilization protein → MYVGLAMDKHVPTITTDTLIIKADRMMEENRLWILLVVEDGKLKGYVAKEDIRAALPSGATTFSKHELNYLLSRMTVKELVRSSMPTVTPETEIEVAAKIMHDKDLAGLAVVDKKNRLKGYISRGSMLAVLVEEMGLELGGFRIVIEAEDRKGLMSEISRLFFDLGVNILSTSTFFRGTQRLLVFRVRADDTDALQRVLTDKGYKIAGPERFEQEWA, encoded by the coding sequence ATGTATGTAGGCCTTGCCATGGACAAACATGTCCCCACCATCACCACCGATACGCTGATTATCAAAGCGGATCGCATGATGGAGGAAAATAGACTATGGATTTTGCTTGTTGTCGAGGACGGAAAGCTCAAGGGATATGTAGCCAAGGAAGATATCCGGGCTGCATTGCCATCCGGTGCGACAACATTCAGCAAGCATGAATTGAATTATCTCTTGTCCAGAATGACGGTAAAGGAGTTGGTGCGCAGTTCAATGCCGACCGTGACTCCTGAAACTGAAATCGAAGTCGCGGCCAAGATCATGCACGACAAGGATCTGGCCGGTCTGGCCGTGGTCGACAAGAAAAACCGCCTCAAGGGATACATCAGCCGGGGTTCCATGCTGGCTGTACTGGTGGAGGAAATGGGACTGGAGCTTGGCGGCTTTCGTATCGTCATCGAGGCCGAGGATCGCAAGGGCCTCATGTCCGAGATCAGCAGGCTCTTTTTCGATCTGGGTGTGAACATACTGTCCACGTCCACCTTTTTTCGCGGCACGCAGCGTTTGCTGGTTTTCCGTGTGCGCGCCGACGACACCGATGCGCTGCAGCGGGTGCTGACGGATAAGGGTTACAAGATCGCCGGACCTGAACGGTTTGAGCAGGAGTGGGCGTAA
- a CDS encoding NAD(P)H-dependent oxidoreductase, whose protein sequence is MDKQIILDAFMFRHACKEFDPKIKISDEDFLFVLETARLSPSSFGFEPWQFLVVQDMNFRRKLLPHTWGGKGQIPTASHFLVCLAMKTPLLKFDSVGIADFMRQIQELPEDRITARTEYYATFQQSDFRLLDSDRAMFDWACKQCYIAQANMMTAAALIGIDSCPIEGYAQDKVDEVLAEDFGVDLDEYGVAYMLAFGYRAKPPKRKTRRPLEQMVRWF, encoded by the coding sequence ATGGACAAGCAGATAATTCTCGACGCCTTCATGTTTCGTCACGCCTGCAAGGAATTCGACCCGAAGATCAAGATCTCCGATGAGGATTTTTTGTTCGTTCTTGAAACCGCACGTTTGTCCCCAAGTTCCTTCGGATTCGAACCCTGGCAGTTTCTGGTTGTCCAGGACATGAATTTTCGCAGGAAACTCCTGCCGCACACCTGGGGAGGCAAGGGGCAGATCCCAACGGCGAGTCATTTTCTGGTCTGCCTGGCCATGAAGACACCCCTGCTCAAGTTCGACAGTGTCGGCATCGCGGATTTCATGCGCCAGATCCAGGAATTGCCCGAGGATCGCATCACCGCCCGCACGGAATATTACGCCACTTTCCAGCAGTCGGATTTTCGCCTTCTGGACAGCGACCGGGCCATGTTCGACTGGGCCTGCAAGCAGTGCTACATCGCCCAGGCCAACATGATGACGGCGGCGGCGCTCATCGGCATCGATTCCTGTCCCATCGAAGGCTATGCGCAGGACAAGGTGGACGAGGTGCTGGCGGAGGATTTCGGCGTGGATCTGGACGAGTACGGAGTGGCTTACATGCTTGCGTTCGGCTACCGGGCCAAACCGCCGAAGCGCAAGACGCGCAGACCTCTTGAACAGATGGTGCGCTGGTTCTAG
- a CDS encoding peptidase M23 — protein MKNRISSAFFLVILLLLGALGALYYVKAEWNPPTLSLTPEQATASNRTVFTITAADKDSALRSLHVVATQGSNSIEIINKTLPVGTKELREEFALPKAGIKNEALTLTITVKDTSWHRLGRGNRAQIVRQMDIDSKPPVISVLSGQHNVNHGGTGLVVYSTNEELAQSGVKLGDHFFPGYPYKPGKYLCFFALPYNVDPKAVTPILVAGDLAGNESTIGFNFRPLIKKFRHDDINISDNFLQSKMGQFAELYPDAATPLDIFLKVNSELRAKNVGSLIQLGKDTVPQKLWDGTFVRLPNSAPMAAFADNRTYKYQSKAVDNQTHLGVDLASLAASPVPAGNTGRIILAEFMGIYGNVVVIDHGFGLQSLYSHLSEIHVQKGETVQREQIIGKTGATGMAGGDHLHFGMLISGIEVQPIEWWDPQWIDHNITSKLE, from the coding sequence ATGAAAAACCGCATCTCTTCAGCCTTCTTTCTTGTCATCCTGCTTCTTCTTGGAGCCCTCGGAGCCCTCTATTACGTCAAGGCAGAGTGGAATCCCCCGACTCTTTCCCTGACCCCCGAGCAAGCCACGGCCAGCAACAGGACTGTGTTCACCATCACGGCAGCGGACAAGGACTCCGCATTGCGCAGTCTGCATGTCGTCGCCACCCAGGGCAGCAACAGCATCGAAATCATCAACAAGACGCTGCCCGTCGGCACCAAGGAGCTGCGCGAAGAGTTCGCTCTCCCCAAAGCCGGCATCAAGAACGAGGCCCTGACCCTGACGATCACGGTCAAGGACACCTCCTGGCACCGTCTGGGACGTGGCAACCGGGCCCAGATCGTGCGCCAGATGGACATCGACTCCAAGCCTCCCGTCATCTCCGTTCTTTCCGGCCAGCATAACGTCAACCATGGCGGAACCGGCCTTGTGGTCTACAGCACCAACGAGGAACTGGCCCAAAGCGGCGTGAAGCTCGGGGATCACTTTTTCCCCGGCTACCCCTATAAGCCCGGAAAGTATCTGTGCTTCTTCGCCCTGCCCTACAATGTCGATCCCAAGGCCGTCACCCCGATCCTGGTAGCTGGGGATCTGGCGGGCAACGAATCCACCATAGGATTCAACTTTCGCCCTCTCATAAAGAAATTCAGGCACGACGACATCAACATCTCCGACAATTTCCTGCAGTCCAAAATGGGTCAGTTCGCGGAACTCTATCCCGACGCGGCCACGCCCCTGGATATTTTCCTCAAGGTCAACTCCGAGCTTCGGGCAAAGAACGTGGGCTCCCTGATTCAACTCGGCAAGGACACCGTGCCCCAGAAGCTTTGGGACGGCACTTTCGTCCGCCTGCCCAACAGCGCACCCATGGCGGCCTTTGCCGACAACCGCACCTACAAGTACCAGAGCAAGGCAGTGGACAACCAGACTCATCTCGGCGTGGATCTGGCGTCACTTGCGGCCTCTCCGGTTCCGGCCGGAAACACCGGACGCATCATCCTGGCTGAATTCATGGGCATCTACGGCAACGTGGTCGTCATCGACCACGGATTCGGATTGCAATCCCTGTATTCGCACCTGAGCGAAATCCACGTGCAGAAAGGGGAGACGGTCCAGCGCGAACAGATCATCGGCAAGACCGGAGCCACAGGCATGGCTGGCGGAGACCATCTGCACTTCGGCATGCTGATTTCCGGCATCGAGGTGCAGCCCATCGAATGGTGGGATCCGCAATGGATTGACCACAACATCACTTCCAAGCTGGAGTGA
- a CDS encoding oxidoreductase, whose protein sequence is MKVSVGLGKPGAEERLEKSGVSRRDFMKFCTTIAAVMGMEASFANKIALALTSPKRPSVVWLHNAECTGCSESILRAVRPFIDDLILDTISLDYHETIMAAAGHKAEEALHAAVNSPNGFLCVVEGAIPTKDNGIYGMVGGRTMLEINSEILPKAIAVISYGTCATYGGVQAASPNPTEAKGINDALKHLGVNAVNIPGCPPNPYNLVGTIVHLLTHSLAIPEMDDINRPIMFFGETVHEQCERLPHYEAGEFAPSFDSEEARKGWCLYQLGCKGPMTYNNCPKVKFNQTNWPVQAGHPCIGCSEPDFWDAASPFYEEA, encoded by the coding sequence ATGAAGGTTTCTGTAGGTTTAGGCAAACCCGGGGCCGAAGAGCGGTTGGAAAAAAGTGGGGTCTCACGCCGAGATTTCATGAAGTTCTGTACCACAATCGCAGCGGTCATGGGTATGGAGGCGTCATTCGCCAACAAAATCGCCCTGGCGCTGACTTCTCCCAAGCGTCCTTCCGTGGTCTGGCTGCATAACGCGGAATGCACAGGCTGCTCTGAATCCATTCTCCGCGCTGTTCGTCCCTTTATCGACGACCTGATTCTGGACACTATCAGCCTTGACTACCATGAAACCATCATGGCAGCTGCCGGTCACAAGGCGGAAGAAGCACTGCACGCGGCAGTGAACTCTCCAAACGGCTTCCTCTGCGTTGTTGAAGGCGCCATCCCGACCAAGGACAACGGCATTTACGGCATGGTCGGCGGTCGCACCATGCTTGAAATCAACTCCGAAATCCTGCCCAAGGCAATCGCCGTGATTTCCTACGGCACCTGCGCCACCTACGGCGGCGTACAGGCTGCGAGCCCCAACCCGACCGAGGCCAAGGGCATCAACGACGCACTCAAGCATCTGGGCGTCAATGCAGTGAACATCCCCGGCTGTCCTCCCAACCCCTACAACCTGGTCGGGACCATCGTTCATCTCCTGACCCATAGCCTGGCCATCCCCGAAATGGACGACATCAACCGTCCGATCATGTTCTTCGGTGAAACCGTACACGAACAGTGCGAACGTCTGCCCCATTACGAGGCCGGCGAGTTCGCGCCCTCCTTTGATTCGGAAGAGGCCCGCAAGGGCTGGTGTCTGTACCAGCTCGGCTGCAAAGGCCCCATGACCTACAACAACTGCCCCAAGGTCAAGTTCAATCAGACGAACTGGCCGGTTCAGGCCGGTCATCCCTGTATCGGCTGTAGTGAACCCGATTTCTGGGACGCCGCTTCCCCCTTCTACGAAGAAGCATAA